A genome region from Candidatus Poribacteria bacterium includes the following:
- a CDS encoding MoxR family ATPase: MTNLVQTVFEKMKQEAQKVIVGQTELFELIVVSLFSGGHVLLEGVPGTAKTLVAKTLAMIVSGQFSRVQFTPDLMPSDIVGTSVYDLTTNQFNLKRGPVFTNVLLADEINRAPAKTQSALLESMEERQVSIDGVRHELPPPFMVLATQNPIEYEGTYPLPEAQLDRFLFKLRVDYPDPEVETEILMNYHHGFNATRLETLGIESVLDSASLHACQEAIQAVTVEDSIFRYIVGLAEASRASNELVLGGSPRASIALLLASKTYAALQGRDYILPDDVKFLTPPVYRHRILLKPDAEIEGLTPDDVIDRLLAESEIPR; encoded by the coding sequence ATGACGAATCTCGTTCAAACGGTTTTTGAAAAAATGAAGCAGGAGGCACAAAAGGTTATTGTTGGACAAACAGAACTTTTTGAGCTTATTGTCGTTAGCCTATTTTCAGGCGGGCATGTGTTGTTGGAAGGAGTCCCCGGGACGGCGAAAACACTCGTTGCGAAAACCTTGGCAATGATAGTCTCTGGGCAATTCAGCCGTGTACAATTTACCCCTGACCTGATGCCGTCGGATATTGTCGGTACCAGCGTCTACGATTTGACGACAAACCAATTTAACCTCAAGCGGGGTCCCGTTTTCACGAATGTCCTGCTCGCTGATGAGATTAACCGGGCACCCGCGAAAACGCAATCGGCACTCTTAGAGTCTATGGAAGAACGTCAGGTAAGCATTGACGGGGTCCGCCATGAACTCCCACCGCCATTTATGGTGTTAGCAACGCAAAATCCTATCGAATACGAAGGCACTTACCCACTTCCCGAAGCCCAGCTGGACCGGTTTCTGTTCAAATTACGCGTGGATTATCCCGATCCAGAAGTAGAAACAGAGATTTTGATGAACTATCATCACGGTTTTAATGCCACTCGCTTGGAAACATTAGGTATTGAAAGTGTCCTTGACAGTGCTTCACTTCACGCGTGTCAGGAGGCGATCCAAGCAGTCACGGTGGAGGATTCGATCTTCAGGTATATTGTCGGTTTGGCGGAGGCATCACGTGCGTCGAATGAGTTAGTATTAGGCGGAAGTCCGCGCGCCTCGATTGCCTTATTGTTAGCGAGTAAGACCTACGCCGCACTTCAAGGACGGGATTATATTCTGCCCGATGATGTCAAATTTTTGACACCGCCAGTCTATCGACATCGGATTCTCCTAAAACCGGATGCCGAGATTGAAGGACTAACCCCAGACGATGTGATTGATAGGTTGCTCGCCGAATCAGAAATTCCGCGTTAA
- a CDS encoding DUF4129 domain-containing protein, with protein sequence MKKWICVGVIICLIAVSQLFAMTVEERTFREELKTRAEMDVSYEEYRKALAKILEPRDGWDGDLRYVLFPLGAVALVIVVAFFIRQIRTHLIVEAHDDAANTTQARVETEQAALAHAETAEAANDFRSALRYLYLSAILHLQERGVLPYDRSLTNREYLYQTQEDIDLQATLGPAVTVFDEVWYGHKP encoded by the coding sequence GTGAAAAAGTGGATTTGCGTTGGTGTTATCATCTGTTTGATTGCGGTTTCTCAACTTTTCGCGATGACGGTTGAAGAGCGGACATTTCGTGAAGAGTTAAAGACGCGGGCAGAGATGGATGTCTCTTACGAAGAATACCGAAAGGCTTTGGCGAAGATCCTTGAACCAAGGGACGGATGGGACGGGGATCTCAGGTATGTGTTGTTCCCACTTGGAGCCGTCGCACTGGTGATTGTGGTCGCCTTTTTTATCCGACAGATCAGGACGCACCTGATTGTTGAAGCGCACGACGATGCCGCAAATACCACGCAGGCGCGCGTAGAGACAGAGCAAGCTGCACTTGCCCACGCCGAAACAGCGGAGGCAGCGAACGACTTTCGCAGTGCCCTCCGCTATCTGTATCTCTCCGCAATTTTGCACCTTCAGGAGCGCGGTGTACTCCCTTACGATAGAAGTCTCACCAATCGCGAATATCTTTATCAAACACAAGAGGACATCGACTTGCAGGCGACGCTCGGACCCGCGGTTACCGTTTTCGACGAGGTGTGGTACGGACACAAGCC